GCCGCGTGTCTGCAGCACATCTGCCACCGACATGCGTGCAAGGTCTTTCATATTGTTATCCTGACTCAAATGGGCGAGATAAATCCGCTCTGTTTCGTTCCCTACGATGTCACACAGCGCCAGGCCACAATCCTCATTCGACACATGGCCCGAGTCGCCAAGAATGCGGCGCTTCACGCTCCATGGGTAGCGTCCCATCCGCAGCATTGATACGTCATGGTTCGCTTCAAATATATACGCATCTGCGCCTTCAACCGTTTTCTTAATTCGGTCGGATACATAGCCCAAATCTGTCACAAGGGCCACTTTTTTCCCGTCCTTATTAAAGGTGAAAAACATGGGATCAGCCGCATCATGCGACACGCCAAACGATTCCACATCAATGTCACCGAATGTCTTCACCTGTTCCATGCCAAAGTGAAACTTCTGGTCAAGGGAAATCTTGCCGATGCTGTTCTCCATTGCCGACCACGTTTTTTCATTGGCATAAATCGGCAGCTGGTATTTGCGCGCGATGATCCCGAGGCCTTTAATATGGTCGCTGTGTTCATGGGTCACAAGGATCCCTGAGAGTTCAGACGGGTCTACACTGACCTCGCTGAACAGCCTATCCATCTGTTTGCCACTGAGTCCCGCGTCGACGAGCAATTTGGTCTCGTCTGATTCTATAAAAAATGCATTTCCTGTACTGCCTGAAGCAAGTACACTAAAACGCAGCGTCATGTTGATCACTCCGATGTATCAAGTTTCTCCTCAAGTTGTGCAATAATCTTTTCTTTCTCTTTCTGATCCATGTCCGATTCCAGGATCTTGTCACGCATAGACATAATCGTATCCTCTAAAAACTGCAGTTCATCACTGAAAAAGATCCGTCCTTCAATCGCATTCACAAAGAAATGCTTCTTGTCATTGACAGTCACTTTCCAGGACGGGGCGAATGACTGAATCCCATTCGGCAGCGGCACCATCGTATGAAAACCGATATCGACTTTAGTCACTTCATCATCGGGATATAATTCTTTTGCCTTATACAATTCCTCGATGGCCGTCAGCGGGGTAATCAGCTGCTTTTCACTTCCGCTCTTCTCTGCATCCCCAAGCAATGTCTGCACATAAAACGTCATCTCATTATCATCATTTAAAAATACCATCACGATACCACTCTGGTTGTAGTAAACCGGACGATCGCTTTTCTCCTGGAAAAACAGCAGGACGTTCATCTCCTTGTTCCAGTTCCAAAACGTGTACTGTTCCGGGTATAGAAACAACTGACCGAAAAGCGCTGAAATGTTTTCTTCAGAGCCATCCTCTGGAATTTTTATCGGATCTTTAAAGTTAGAGACAATTACATTATTACCGATGATCTGAGGAGTCTGGTTATCAAGTGCTTTCAGCTCAGACTTCTCCTTGTCTCCAAGGTTCTTCTGTCCAACAGCAATATAATTCTCTTCCAGCTTATCTTTGTCTCCGTTTTCTTCAAGCGAAGCCGTGATTTCAATATTTTCATCTTCTAGCTGCTGTTCAATCGTCGTGTTATTCCTCTCCATAACTTCAAGGTCAGCTTCCTGCTGTTTACTTAACAACTGGGTGAGCAGGAATAAATCGAGAATGAGAAAGCTGAAGATGAACAGCGTCTTAATTTGTGTCCATTGCATCTTCAGTCCCTCCCTTTCTCTGATAGCAGCACGTCTTTATCCAATTTCAACTGGATCCATTTGCCGTTGTAATTCATATACCATGCTGGTTCAAGGGTCATAATGTAAGCGGTAGATTCTTTATGGGTTAATTGATAGCCCACCCGAATGTCCTGTATTTTTTCCGGCTCATAGCTTGCATACTGACCGCTCTCGAGCAGGCTGATCACTTCTTCACCGGATGGCAGCGTCGCTTTGGTCGCTCCAATCTGGTTATTAATGGAAAATAACGGGCGCGTATACTGATACAGCTCATTCTCACGCCACATCTGTTCGATGGTAGCATAGTCACTTGAACTGAACACTGGATAGCCTTCATAAAACATGCGGTAAGTGATATGGTTATCAAGCCGGCGGAATGCCCAAAAATGGTAATCATCTGTCCAGCCTTTGTGTTCATTAACACTGGTAATGCTTCTTTCAATTAAGTTACTCAAATCCATTTGTTCATAATTACGTGCGTCGTATGGGTTATAAAATTCCATACTGCGTTTGTTTTTATCAATCCGCATCCCCTGTAAGCCGTCCGTATAATTAATCTCATCGTTAGAGACATTCCGTTTAACAAGTGACGGGTTGTTAAACAAAGCATTGACCAGCTGATTCGGGTCAATGGCGTTGGTTGTAAATGACCAGTTATACGTTTCCACCGGGGTCGCCGGCACATAAATCTCATTTGCCATATTCTCAACCTTTACGAGTGATTCCAGTTGATCATGGGTCGTTACATAATTATAAAGCAAATCATATTTTCTCGAGTTATTGACAACCACCGTAGCATATTCGTCCCCTCTGGTCGCTTCGAAACGGACGTTCAGCTGCGATTGATCCTCGGAAAATGTGATATACATCCGTTTAAATGACCATTCCGGCAGATACGGATCTTCATTCAGTGTAAACAGGTTATTTAAAAACTGCATCGGCAGGGCTTCCGGAAACACAATTTCCACCATATGGTCATCATTAGGCTCTTTTACATTATTCCGGATACTGAAATCATACATCACCCAGGACTGCATATCACTGTAGATACGCTCCACCTCTTTAGGGTTTGTAAATCCATAGGGCGCACCATTACTGTGAAAAATCATATCTGTCGGCTGGATCAGCTCTTTTTTCGTTTCCTTAGCACCTTGAATATCCATCTCTTCCTCACTGACAAGAGGCTTATTGGACAGCAGATCGTTTTGTGGCTGATAGCTCCACAAGCTGAAGGTCAGCAGCAAACTTACAGCCACAAGCACGCCGAGTATGAATGATTTGATCGTCTCAAAATTCATTTTCTCTTCCTCCGCTTCTGGCTGATGAGCGGCAGGGTAAAGAGGATCGTTGTGCCTTGGCCTTCTTTCCCTTCTGCCCAAATCTTCCCGTGATGTGCTTCAACCAGCTCCTTGGCGATCGCAAGTCCAAGGCCTGTGCCGCCAAGCTTCCGTGACCGGGCTCTGTCTGCCCTGTAGAAGCGGTCAAATATCTTATCCTGCTTATCTGGTGGGATGCCGATTCCTTCGTCTCTAATGCTGACCGCGAGATATCTGTTTTGCTTCTTGAGATCAAGGTGAATCGTGCCACCCTCAGGCGAATATTTAATGGCATTGGAAATAATGTTGTCGAGCACCTGAGTCATTTTGTCCTTATCAAGCCAAACATATAATGGGGATGGCGGTAGCCGTCGTTTTAACGTGAAACGATCTGCGGTGTTCATCTCAAACCGATCAATGACTTCATGGAAATAACTGATGAAATCCACTTTCTCCTTATGAATCGTATCTTCCTGGCTGTCCATTCTTGAAAGCTGAAGAAGATCGTTCACCATGCGTATCATGCGCTCGGTCTCATTCTGAGTGACATTCAGAAACTTCGGTGCGATCTGTTTATCTTCCCAGGCTCCGTCTGTCAGCGCCTCAAGGTAACTCCGCATCGTTGTCAGCGGTGTTCGTAGCTCATGCGACACATTTGAGACGAACTCACGGCGTTCCTGTTCAATCTTTTCCTGTTCAGTCACATCACTCAGAACGGTGATGAAGCCTGTTATTTGGTCTTCCTCATCTGAAATAATGGAGAAATTGGCCCGGATGAGAAACAGCTCGTCTTCTCCACTGTAATCGATCACCATTGAACCATTCTCATGGAGCTCGGATATGTCTTCTACCCGCTCCTCCACTTTAATGACGTCCAGCAAGAAGTCGCCTCTGACCTCGTCGGGATCTCGTCCAATCAAATAACCTGCTGCATCGTTCATTAACGTGACAGCACCAGTCTCATCTGTCGCAATGACACCTTCTGACATGTCAGAGAGCACTGAACTTAACTTGCGCCGCTCTTCTTCTGTCGTAGCCCGGGAATCCCGCAGTCTGTCATTCAGATCGTTGAATGTCTCTGCAAGCTGTCCGATTTCATCATTGCCATACACATTAACCTTTTGAGAAAAGTCACCCTGTGCCATCGTAAGCGCCTGTCTCCGCATTTCTTTGATTGGCTTTGTAATGGAACGGGCAACTATGATCCCGAGCAGGGCTGACACCGTCACAGCCAATATGGAGGCCTTGATAAAAATACCGTTAATGCGCTGCAGCTGTGCATACACACCTTCCATATTGCCTTCCACATAAATAACCCCAGCCAGGGTGTTATCCTCGTTCCAGATCGGCACTGCTTTGATGAACACGCGATTTCCCGTGTTACTGTTCAACTGAGTCGTATGCTGCTCACTTTTATTGCGGAGCACGTTCTGGACGATATCTTCTGTTGTTTTCTTACCAATGTTGTCCTGCTCCATGTAGTTATTCGTACCAAGAATCCGTCTTTGGTTATTGATGACCTGCAAGCTCGTGATCTCCGCCGTATCCACTTCATTAACAATGCGCTGGATTTCCTCCTGCAGAGTCGGACCACTGCCATCTTCCGGACGCTCTTTTTCAAAGGCCTGTTCCAGATAAACATTGACCACATCAATCCGGTCGTCGATCGAAGTCTTAAAGTTATCCACCAGTTCTTCTTCCAGCTGACGGACAAAATACGACCCAATCACCTGAATGGCAATGAGCAAGAGCAAGATATATACGATTATAAATTTTAATTGTACAGAACGGAAAAAACCGACTTTATGCATGACAATTGCTCCTACTCAGGATTACGCAAATAATACCCGACCCCTCTTCTCGTGATAATCCAGTTCGGGTTACTTGGATTCTCTTCTATTTTCTCACGCAGACGGCGGACTGTCACGTCCACGGTACGGACATCACCAAAATAATCATAGCCCCACACCGTTTCCAGCAGATGCTCACGTGTCATCACCTGTCCAATATGCCGTGCGAGATAATGAACCAGCTCAAATTCACGGTGCGTTAATTCAATCTGTTCCCCGTTTCTAGTCACAATATAGGCATCAGGATGGACCACCAGATCACCAATGGCAATGTCTTTTGATGCACTGTCATCTTCAGGAACGGTCTCCTGGCGACGTAAGTTCGCTTTAACCCTAGCAATCAGCTCTCGGTTGCTGAATGGTTTCGTCACATAGTCATCCGCGCCCAGTTCTAAACCAAGCACCTTATCAATCTCTGAATCCTTTGCCGTCAGCATAATGATCGGCATCGACTGGGTTTTGCGGATCTCACGACAGACCTCATTGCCATCTTTGTTCGGGAGCATGATGTCCAGCAGAATCAAATCTGGCTTTTCAGCTTCAGCAAGCTCAATGGCCTCATCCCCATCATAGGCACAAACCACGTCATACCCTTCCTTTTCAAGATTGAACTGCAGGATGTCTGCAATCGGTCTTTCGTCGTCTACCACCAATACTTTGTACGCCATTCTCTCACGTCCTCGCTTATATTATAAATAAATCTATTACACATACTTATATTCAATCATCATAAAAGAATCCATGACTTCATTTTAACGTACTTCAGCCAAAATGTCTTGACCTTCAATTTAAAAGATGCTTTTCTAAAGGATTGCTGGTTTTACACCAATCAATGTATTCTTAACAGATGAACCATTATCAAGCTGAAGGAACTTTCAGGGCTCTGAGATCGCTCTATTTTCTTGTAAAAAATATATAAAAAGCGGCCTGCTAGGGGTTCTCCTTGGCAGGCCTGCTGTTATGTGTTTGTTAATAGTATTTCAGCGGGTTTTGCAATGCGCCATTTTTATAGACTTCGAAATGCAGGTGGATGCCTGTCGAGCGTCCGGTTGAGCCCATGATTCCAATCTGCTGCCCCTTTTGCACGACTTGCCCGGGATGAACTTTGATCGAAGACAAATGGGCATAGAGGGTTTTCATGCCATTGTTATGGCTGATAACCACCCTGTTCCCATAGGAGCCATCAGCACCGGCTGACACAACAACACCATTGTCTGCTGCCTTGATGCCCCGACTGCTTGGTCCAGCGATATCAATTCCTTTGTGCATTCGGCCCCAGCGGGCACCCATATGACTGGATACGTAACCACCGTGTGCCGGCCATGTAAAGGTGCCTGTGCCGCGTGATGGAATGACCTTAGTCCCTTCAATCACGATTTTATTAACAGGCTCTTTGGTGACCTTCTCATTTGCCACTTCTTTTTTCACAGCTTTCCCGTTTTCTTGCTGGATCACATAATGAAGCTGCTTTTTGCCATCTTTTCCTTTTTGCTTCACTTTGGTTTCACCTTTGAGAAGCTCGTCGGACTGCTTGTGTTCAGTTTCATATGCAATCTTTTTCTCAACACGCTCTTCTTCTTTAACAAGGACCTTTACGAGAGGTTCATACTCTGTGACATGAATCTCTTGATCGATTTGCAGAACCGTTTCATCTGTAAGGCCTTCATTTAATTCCATGATAGTCTTTTTCGTTAAGTCATATTGTTGGGCGATTGACTCCAGCACATCGCCTTTTTCCACTTTATGTACTTTATCTTCAAGCGTGCCTTTTTGCAGTTTCTTCATACCTTGTTTAATAGACATCATTTGCTTCGGTTCAACCTGAATTGTTTCATATGAAACATTTTCGGACAATGTAACATCCGTTACCATTTTATCACCGGGTTCGAGGGTAATGTCTTCCTCTTTTAATCTATTAAAATCTGCTCCATCATTTGATGTTTCTTGTTTGAGGCTGTTAATCGTATCAAGCACATCGCTGTCAACAAATTTAGTCTTGTACTTATGAATGAGCTTTTGGGCTGTATCCTCGTTTTTAAAATATCCAACAGTTTGATCTCCAGCTTTCAACTCAACAGCTTCCGCCAGAACCGATATCTCTTTCTCGAGATAGTCTGCAACCTCTTCATTCG
This sequence is a window from Lentibacillus sp. JNUCC-1. Protein-coding genes within it:
- a CDS encoding two-component system regulatory protein YycI, with the translated sequence MQWTQIKTLFIFSFLILDLFLLTQLLSKQQEADLEVMERNNTTIEQQLEDENIEITASLEENGDKDKLEENYIAVGQKNLGDKEKSELKALDNQTPQIIGNNVIVSNFKDPIKIPEDGSEENISALFGQLFLYPEQYTFWNWNKEMNVLLFFQEKSDRPVYYNQSGIVMVFLNDDNEMTFYVQTLLGDAEKSGSEKQLITPLTAIEELYKAKELYPDDEVTKVDIGFHTMVPLPNGIQSFAPSWKVTVNDKKHFFVNAIEGRIFFSDELQFLEDTIMSMRDKILESDMDQKEKEKIIAQLEEKLDTSE
- a CDS encoding peptidoglycan DD-metalloendopeptidase family protein, which gives rise to MASKNTLNKRPYPVAAVWILLSCITLFWGFSSTTILAGDHSLFKKVYHVYVGEEHIGEIEDPKFAEDILDHKLAAAKTDEKGINLVLSEEVSYVEERVFNPKFTNEEVADYLEKEISVLAEAVELKAGDQTVGYFKNEDTAQKLIHKYKTKFVDSDVLDTINSLKQETSNDGADFNRLKEEDITLEPGDKMVTDVTLSENVSYETIQVEPKQMMSIKQGMKKLQKGTLEDKVHKVEKGDVLESIAQQYDLTKKTIMELNEGLTDETVLQIDQEIHVTEYEPLVKVLVKEEERVEKKIAYETEHKQSDELLKGETKVKQKGKDGKKQLHYVIQQENGKAVKKEVANEKVTKEPVNKIVIEGTKVIPSRGTGTFTWPAHGGYVSSHMGARWGRMHKGIDIAGPSSRGIKAADNGVVVSAGADGSYGNRVVISHNNGMKTLYAHLSSIKVHPGQVVQKGQQIGIMGSTGRSTGIHLHFEVYKNGALQNPLKYY
- a CDS encoding MBL fold metallo-hydrolase — protein: MTLRFSVLASGSTGNAFFIESDETKLLVDAGLSGKQMDRLFSEVSVDPSELSGILVTHEHSDHIKGLGIIARKYQLPIYANEKTWSAMENSIGKISLDQKFHFGMEQVKTFGDIDVESFGVSHDAADPMFFTFNKDGKKVALVTDLGYVSDRIKKTVEGADAYIFEANHDVSMLRMGRYPWSVKRRILGDSGHVSNEDCGLALCDIVGNETERIYLAHLSQDNNMKDLARMSVADVLQTRGITTDLHVTDPNTPTPIHEIGLSSSKLR
- the walK gene encoding cell wall metabolism sensor histidine kinase WalK, whose translation is MHKVGFFRSVQLKFIIVYILLLLIAIQVIGSYFVRQLEEELVDNFKTSIDDRIDVVNVYLEQAFEKERPEDGSGPTLQEEIQRIVNEVDTAEITSLQVINNQRRILGTNNYMEQDNIGKKTTEDIVQNVLRNKSEQHTTQLNSNTGNRVFIKAVPIWNEDNTLAGVIYVEGNMEGVYAQLQRINGIFIKASILAVTVSALLGIIVARSITKPIKEMRRQALTMAQGDFSQKVNVYGNDEIGQLAETFNDLNDRLRDSRATTEEERRKLSSVLSDMSEGVIATDETGAVTLMNDAAGYLIGRDPDEVRGDFLLDVIKVEERVEDISELHENGSMVIDYSGEDELFLIRANFSIISDEEDQITGFITVLSDVTEQEKIEQERREFVSNVSHELRTPLTTMRSYLEALTDGAWEDKQIAPKFLNVTQNETERMIRMVNDLLQLSRMDSQEDTIHKEKVDFISYFHEVIDRFEMNTADRFTLKRRLPPSPLYVWLDKDKMTQVLDNIISNAIKYSPEGGTIHLDLKKQNRYLAVSIRDEGIGIPPDKQDKIFDRFYRADRARSRKLGGTGLGLAIAKELVEAHHGKIWAEGKEGQGTTILFTLPLISQKRRKRK
- a CDS encoding YycH family regulatory protein, with the protein product MNFETIKSFILGVLVAVSLLLTFSLWSYQPQNDLLSNKPLVSEEEMDIQGAKETKKELIQPTDMIFHSNGAPYGFTNPKEVERIYSDMQSWVMYDFSIRNNVKEPNDDHMVEIVFPEALPMQFLNNLFTLNEDPYLPEWSFKRMYITFSEDQSQLNVRFEATRGDEYATVVVNNSRKYDLLYNYVTTHDQLESLVKVENMANEIYVPATPVETYNWSFTTNAIDPNQLVNALFNNPSLVKRNVSNDEINYTDGLQGMRIDKNKRSMEFYNPYDARNYEQMDLSNLIERSITSVNEHKGWTDDYHFWAFRRLDNHITYRMFYEGYPVFSSSDYATIEQMWRENELYQYTRPLFSINNQIGATKATLPSGEEVISLLESGQYASYEPEKIQDIRVGYQLTHKESTAYIMTLEPAWYMNYNGKWIQLKLDKDVLLSEKGRD
- the yycF gene encoding response regulator YycF, translating into MAYKVLVVDDERPIADILQFNLEKEGYDVVCAYDGDEAIELAEAEKPDLILLDIMLPNKDGNEVCREIRKTQSMPIIMLTAKDSEIDKVLGLELGADDYVTKPFSNRELIARVKANLRRQETVPEDDSASKDIAIGDLVVHPDAYIVTRNGEQIELTHREFELVHYLARHIGQVMTREHLLETVWGYDYFGDVRTVDVTVRRLREKIEENPSNPNWIITRRGVGYYLRNPE